In Helicobacter mastomyrinus, a single genomic region encodes these proteins:
- the nuoN gene encoding NADH-quinone oxidoreductase subunit NuoN, producing MPESMYFSFAQLQIPLLIPMCISLFGGIILLGIGALNKIKTRELYIAISLLFVILNLGFLLLEGNPSPQFGFFNLLLIDGISILSQILMLLATFVLLCFFMYKNTFTETQSAEFYALLLFAIAGFAFMVSSENLILILLGLECASLSLYTMIALHNNTKAFEASIKYFVMGALATAIYAFGAMLLYAATGSLEISHIAYFLYTHHYEPSILVFSGFAFLLCALGFKISIVPFHTWVPDVYEGSNPLLAAFIAIVPKIATFAIIIRIFTPFMYSHSPFIEYVLYALVVLTMTIPNLIALTQTDVKRMLAYSSISHSGFVLGAILINAPQIVFLYWFLFLFTNIGAFGILWLSQNDKDSEDNYTFASLGGMIKTNTTLAVLLTLFMFALAGIPPFSVFWGKMYLIQSALSANYIVLAIIMALNSVIGAFYYLKVVIYIFAKKPHTASHHSPLTSSSIFALSLTLIVSIACIFMVQNLLEVVTTYIG from the coding sequence ATGCCAGAATCTATGTATTTTTCATTCGCACAACTTCAAATACCCTTGCTTATTCCTATGTGTATCTCGCTCTTTGGTGGGATTATTTTACTTGGTATTGGAGCTTTAAATAAAATAAAAACTCGCGAACTCTATATTGCCATAAGCCTACTTTTTGTGATTCTTAATCTTGGTTTTCTGCTCCTTGAGGGCAACCCCTCACCACAATTTGGATTTTTCAATCTCTTGCTTATTGATGGTATCTCGATTTTAAGCCAGATACTTATGCTTCTAGCTACGTTTGTGCTTTTATGCTTTTTTATGTATAAAAATACTTTTACAGAAACCCAAAGTGCAGAATTTTATGCACTTCTTTTATTTGCTATTGCCGGATTTGCCTTTATGGTATCAAGTGAGAATCTTATCCTTATACTCTTAGGCTTAGAATGCGCTTCTTTAAGTCTTTACACAATGATTGCATTGCATAATAATACAAAAGCCTTTGAAGCCTCTATTAAATATTTTGTGATGGGTGCATTAGCCACTGCTATCTATGCTTTTGGTGCTATGCTTTTATATGCTGCCACAGGAAGTTTAGAAATATCACATATTGCCTATTTTTTATACACTCATCATTATGAGCCTTCTATTTTAGTTTTTTCAGGCTTTGCATTTTTACTCTGTGCGCTTGGCTTCAAGATTTCCATCGTGCCTTTTCATACTTGGGTCCCTGATGTTTATGAAGGTTCAAACCCACTTTTGGCTGCCTTTATTGCTATTGTTCCAAAAATTGCTACCTTTGCCATTATTATACGAATCTTTACTCCTTTTATGTACTCCCATAGCCCCTTTATAGAATATGTCCTCTATGCACTTGTGGTGCTTACTATGACTATACCCAATCTCATTGCTTTAACACAAACAGATGTGAAACGTATGCTTGCATATAGCTCTATTTCACATTCTGGCTTTGTGCTAGGCGCGATTTTGATAAATGCCCCTCAAATCGTATTTTTGTATTGGTTTTTATTCCTCTTTACCAATATTGGTGCTTTTGGTATTCTATGGCTAAGTCAAAATGACAAAGATAGTGAAGATAACTATACTTTTGCCTCTTTGGGCGGAATGATAAAGACAAACACTACTCTAGCCGTCCTCCTTACGCTCTTTATGTTTGCTCTTGCTGGGATTCCACCTTTTAGTGTCTTTTGGGGTAAAATGTATCTCATACAAAGTGCTTTAAGTGCAAACTATATCGTTCTTGCGATCATTATGGCGTTAAATAGCGTTATAGGGGCATTTTACTACCTTAAAGTTGTTATTTATATCTTTGCTAAAAAGCCTCATACTGCGTCCCATCACTCCCCACTTACCTCTTCAAGCATATTTGCCTTGAGTCTTACTCTTATTGTGAGCATAGCCTGCATATTTATGGTCCAAAATTTGCTTGAAGTAGTTACAACTTATATTGGATAG